A region of Cataglyphis hispanica isolate Lineage 1 chromosome 8, ULB_Chis1_1.0, whole genome shotgun sequence DNA encodes the following proteins:
- the LOC126851619 gene encoding uncharacterized protein F54H12.2-like, with protein sequence MSFLHTNSSERRKSELDLFSLPPTQTSIENSQWIHYKPVTSLSDDSPIEFVIPGHGEEYLDLTHTMLSLCVRVETSGDSTGHVMGAGGSASADTVGPVNHLLHSIFNQIDMYFNQKLVSPPNNA encoded by the coding sequence atgtcCTTTCTTCATACGAATTCGAGCGAGCGTCGAAAGAGTGAACTCGATCTCTTCTCCTTACCGCCCACGCAAACTAGTATAGAGAATTCACAATGGATTCATTACAAACCCGTGACTTCGCTCTCGGACGACTCGCCGATAGAATTCGTCATTCCCGGCCATGgagaagaatatttagatCTCACGCACACCATGCTGAGTCTTTGCGTACGCGTTGAAACGTCAGGCGATTCCACAGGACACGTTATGGGTGCAGGCGGCAGCGCATCGGCGGACACTGTAGGCCCCGTAAATCATTTACTTCATTCCATCTTCAATCAGATCGACATGTATTTCAATCAAAAGCTCGTATCGCCGCCAAACAACGCTTAA